The genomic stretch GCGAAGTCTGGTGCTCATAGTGGTTGGCAGCGAGGTGGTGGAGACAAGGGTGATGGATCTGTGCGGAGTGCTGGCTGGAGCAGCAATGaggacagcagcagtgctgggggtctgtgtgggtgtgatgGTGGGACTGGCTGGCGCAGGAGTGGTGGTGTTGGCAGATCTGGTGCTTGCAGGCATCACAAGCAAAGTGCCTGCAGCAAGGGTAGAGCTACTGGGTGTGCTGAAGGGAGGTCTTTTGGTAGCAAGGGGAGGCCAGGTAACAGCACGGCTCATGGTAGTGTGCTCTTTGGGGAAGGGTGGATGTGAGGGGAAGAAAGTGATCATGGTCTCTTTCTCCATTGTTTCTTCctcatcatcctcctcttcatcctcttcCACATCCCCCACATCGCTGCAGTTGGGCTTGAAGTGGATGATGGGCTTCTGCCAATGCTCAGGGGGGCTGTGGCACAGCACCTTTTCAGGGGCGACCTCCAcctttgtcttctccaggcCCCGCTCCGGCTGATAGACACTGTCCACGTTCCTAAGGATCCAGGTCCGCAGATAGCGCAGGTCGCAGTCGCAATGCCAGGGGTTCTCAGTGAGGAAGACGTATGCAAAGAATTGGTCCTTGGGGAAGAAGTCCTTGGGCAGCATCCGCAGGCGGTTCCCTGAGAGCCAGAGGGTCTCCAGGTTTTGCAgatcctgcagcagctctttggGGAGCTCCTCCAGGAGGTTGTCTGAGAGGTCCAAGTACTTGAGTGCCTTCAGCCCTGCAAAGGCATCCTGGGGCAACGTCCGCAGCTGGTTCCCTCGCAGGTCCAGGTCCTGCAGCCGTGGCACAGTGTAGAAAGCCCCCGGGGCCAGTGTCACCAGGCTGTTGTGGGCCACGGCCAGGTGGGTGAGCGTAGGCAGGCCctgcagggcgggcagggcccccaGGGCATTGTGGGAGAGGATCAGCTCCCTCAGGGACGGCAGTGGCGACGTGGTGTGCAGAGCCACCAGCCCGTTGTTGGCCAGGTCtaggtcctgcagctgggtgaGGGGCAGGAAGGCGGTGGTGGAGAGGGATGCCAGGTGGTTGGCACTGAGCAGCAGGATGCCCGTGTCTGCAGGCAGGTCTGGGGGCACCGCGCTGAGAGCCTGCCCCGTGCAGTTCACCTCCAGGAGATCCTTGACCTTGCTCATCTCtgatgggcagggctggcctGGGTTGGCAGTGCCGGCTGTGGGCAGCAGGGCCGGGAAGATGAGTGGGAGCAGGGCAAAGACCCACATGGCCTGAAGGAGAGAGCCAAGAGTCatgggcacaggcaggcaggcacctACACATTGCCTTTCTTCCCACACAAGCACCatttgcagcagagctggcattCCCCACTAGACCCTCTGGGAGCCCTCTGAGCCCCACAGCTCCTCTCTGGGAGGATGGAAGGGAGAGATGAGTCCCACACCTACTGCCAGCACCCACCCTGCCATCTCGTCCTTGGAGAGCAGCAGGCTCAGCAAGAAGACACCATCTCTGCCCTTTTGCTCACCTCACCCTCCTCCATGGGAGGGAGAACCCGATTCACGCACCTCCATGGTGGTGCCTCCTCCCCTGGAGTGGTATTGCTGCCCTCACCACTACAAAAGCAGTGGGTCCGTGGTGGTCATATCCCTGCATGCCCacacccaccccagcccagAAAAGCCATGTGCTGGAAGAGGCTCCCTGAATATGCTCTTACCCAACACCAGCTGAGCCCTCTGCTTGATTCGGGTTCACAAGGTAGGAGCATGAATCATGTGAAAAGAGCTTCCCATGCACAGATGTGGCTACCCCAAGTGCCCAGCCCCTGATGGACACCATTTCCCTGGGACTCACCCATGGACCCTCCAGCatttgctctcctgctgctttgcgTCCCTCCTGCCGGAGGactgagtgctgctctggcagcagcgctagcagcagggctgcccaggCCCTCTATCAGCACGCACAGCTGTGGGAAGGGAGCTGCGGCTTCCTGAGCAGCCAAATCCATCTCCTGTTCTTCAGCACAGCTCTTGCTTTAACTGCGCTGCCACACCACCGTCTCCCTGGAAAAGTCTCAACCAGAGACTATTTCCATAATTTCTTGCCTCTGCACACTAAAGAAGGGAGGGTTGCACCTAGGAGGAGCCCTTGCATGTGCCCCTGTTCCCCAAGCCGCACCTTTTTACTTCCTAGGAAAAGGATCCCTTGATTAAATGTCTGCCCCTTCCTCTGCTTCAAGGCAGCTCT from Pelecanus crispus isolate bPelCri1 chromosome 20, bPelCri1.pri, whole genome shotgun sequence encodes the following:
- the LOC104029758 gene encoding uncharacterized protein LOC104029758, coding for MLEGPWAMWVFALLPLIFPALLPTAGTANPGQPCPSEMSKVKDLLEVNCTGQALSAVPPDLPADTGILLLSANHLASLSTTAFLPLTQLQDLDLANNGLVALHTTSPLPSLRELILSHNALGALPALQGLPTLTHLAVAHNSLVTLAPGAFYTVPRLQDLDLRGNQLRTLPQDAFAGLKALKYLDLSDNLLEELPKELLQDLQNLETLWLSGNRLRMLPKDFFPKDQFFAYVFLTENPWHCDCDLRYLRTWILRNVDSVYQPERGLEKTKVEVAPEKVLCHSPPEHWQKPIIHFKPNCSDVGDVEEDEEEDDEEETMEKETMITFFPSHPPFPKEHTTMSRAVTWPPLATKRPPFSTPSSSTLAAGTLLVMPASTRSANTTTPAPASPTITPTQTPSTAAVLIAAPASTPHRSITLVSTTSLPTTMSTRLRNTSSHPQTTPAASTTNTYATLIASTGMFSTTSTAVPSTAMLEASSIVRSSSPPLTLTTPVASTTVLSTHAPTPRAPLDTIRSTQPAPSSPPAPPPLCLCSTPGLATPMLCSRAGGEGLQWGQRVLRHCCLLHWVLYLASLALLVLTMLALAGWLVWMCLVGRPSWHRSLQTQEVQYPLLRWRELTRSPVMHLSSFRSPLQRPMFCTIKEVELCPEVTYCTIKDLGIQNSSSTSSSFCTTKELWVHHSSLNASFQSFSRKLVVTNLSSLRTPSAYSLDKGVKAIGDVRVKYAGNSL